In Lathyrus oleraceus cultivar Zhongwan6 chromosome 2, CAAS_Psat_ZW6_1.0, whole genome shotgun sequence, the DNA window TATATACTAAAAGTTAAATTGATTAACCATTAAAATATTTCTTATAAATTTCATATTTGTCATCATTTTAGTTTTTTAATCTAAAAAACATAGTTTTCTTGTATTGCCTTACACATTTTTATCATCAATGAACCAAACAATCCCATCACATACAATGATAGGAATGTAATCAGTTCGGCTTGGACAATTTTTTTGATGAAAAAATATTTGAACCGATGATATTTACATTGGTTTGGTTTTTATTGTTTTTCAAAAATTAAACCAAACCAAACTAAGCGCTTTTGTCCAGTTTGATTTGGTTTATCGGTTTACATTATTTTGTTTCCAAGCATTATATTTATTTGTGTATTCACTACTATCATGTTTTCTGTGTATTTTTGCTATTATTTTCAAGTAATACATTTCATATAATCTATTTCGACTATTTCATGTTATCTTTTTCAAATAACTTACCATTTGTATTTAATCGATACAAAGCGGTAACAAATAAAACACAacaatataaaataaaaattgtaATACACATAAATTAACATGCTTCACACCTCAAACACATGTCAAAACTATTTTGTAATACGActagaaatatttatttttaagaagaagcagataatatataaaaaaaagatAGGAAAATTAATCAATAGAACTTGAAATATGAATAAGGCAATCAGATCAGAGCAGAACAACGATGACGAGAGTAACAATGGTGGCGGCCGATGAGAGCAACATTTCAGTGAGAAAAAAAATTTGTGACTTAAGATCTTTTACTTTTTATATTTGGAATTTGGTTGTTGATGCTGTGTTTTTCTAAAAGAAAATAAACTTAAATAAAGATGGAGAAATGTTGATTTTACTATAAAATTTGGGTCTAATAATGAGATTAATAAAATATCAAGTGGATAATTATAGCTATCGGTTAATCAATTTGATGGTTTCTAAAATTTAAAATTCCAAACCAAACTGAcacatatatttttatatttatttgttttttattaatattatatattaatttattattagataatacttattttttaaatattatttacTAATTCgatttaatttatttatttttattattttatttattttaatcttaagcaactattatcattttaaattttaatttttaatatattatatattatatattatatcaaatttattatttatttatatattttataatattaataaaaatataatttgtGATTTGGATATTCAAAAAATTGATCTAAATCAAATTTCGTAACATTAAATCGGATTGGATCAATTTTTTTATCTAATCATTCAAAATTAAATCGAATAGTATATAATTTATCTTTAAATCgaataatattttatttcaaaatcGATCCAAACCAAATTACGAATTTCTTTATGTTATGACCAATTAGGTAATTTCCTTGAATGTATGGTGAGATGCAAAATGTGAAGTTTCAATTCCGAAAAGATATGGTAATGAATAATATTGGCATATCCCATTTCTGTGAATCAAATTCACTCACTCATTCCCTTTGGGGGAATTCTCACCAATTGCAATGAAGAATTTCTAATCAACCTTCTTCAACCTTTCACACCATTCAATATATTTGAAAACTTTCCATGGCATCTATGAACCAAGATAACAATGTTGACGAAGATCCTCATGTCAACGAGAAAGACCCATTGATTCATACTTATAACAAAACCACCGATGGCAGCGGTGATTACATTGATTTGGTGACGCCCCACCGTGATTCTATACCGGAAACCACCGTTCTGTCTCCTCCACCGCCACCACCTTTGCTGTATTGGGTTAAATTAGGGGTGCTTCTCCTCGCCCTTAGCGTTCTAGGTCTGGTTGTTTTCAATTGGGTTGGACCATTCTTCATTCAAAAggtttttttcttcttctttgatATTCATCACCAAATCatgtttttcattttgcatgtAAGATTATATTATAATAATGCAGGTTTCTCTATTTCAATGTGCATGATCATAATCATCAATGCAATCTCAATATTTTTCACAATTTCAATTTAATAATGGTTAAGAATCGTGAACCTACAAAACTAGCTTTTAGGGTGAGGATTGCCGCCATTTATAAACACAGGTTCCGGCCACTCTTAAATATGACTGACTGAATATATGGAGCATGAAAATAAATAGAAAGTGATCCGATAGCAGAAACTTGATAGGGGATAAGGATTacccccacttataaacacatcACATGCAGACGAAAATTCCAACACCCTCTCACGCGCGGGCCTTAATGAGGTGGAAGCGTGGATGTTGCAGGATCTATGATATACTTCTGATATCATGTTAAGAAATGTTGTTTAAGCCGAACTCAACCTTACAAAACCGGTTTGCAGAGTGGAATCCTACTTATAACAATAAATGTTTAGTATATTTGTCAGTTAAGCTAGCGCGACATCCTATTTATTCAACTTTTAGTTTAAATGGTAAAATTTCAGCCACTAAACtatttgaagaaaaaaaaattgtttagTAGATTTGTCTCTCAATTTTATAACATTCTTAAGATACAATATGCATAATCTCAATATAACATATCTTTATTTTTCAGGTGTTTATTCCCTTAATAAAATGGCAGGAAGAGACATTCACTACCACACAGTTATCTATTATAGTGTTTGCTTCAATATCAATATTTCCTACCATACTTTTACCATCTTCACCTTCTATGTGGTTTGCTGGAATGATATTTGGTTATCTTTATGGTTTCTTGATAGTAATGTCTGCAGCAGTTATTGGAGTATCACTCCCTTTTTTCATTGGCTCAATGTTCCATCATAAAATTGAAGTATGTGCCTTATCTTTATCTAAGTTGGTGTTTTTCTCTTAATGTTTATATCATTTGTGCTAATTAGAATTGAGGAATTTGTGATTCTTTTTATAGGGGTGGTTAGACCAATATCCAAAGAAAGCTACTGTTTTAAGATCTGCTGGTGGAGGAAATTGGATTCATCAGTTTAGAGCAGTTGCGCTAATAAGGATTTCTCCATTTCCTTACATACTTTATAACTATTGCTCTGTGGCAACAAAAGTTCAATATGGTCCTTACTTGTGTGGATCTTTGGCTGGAATGACGCCGGAAGTAATTGCTTCGATTTACACGTAGGATCTCTTTTTCCCTCTCTCTTTTCGTTGATTGTTTGTGAGCTAGTGCTTATTAGATTTTGTCTGAATAAAAGTGTGAATCTGGGCTAAAAGTCATGTGTGCGCTTGTTGTTTATTATGCGATGGAGTATTGTAAATGGCAGAGTAAACTTGTTTTTATAGATTTAGTTCTTATCGCTTCGATTCGTAAAAAATAAGGGAAAGGATTTAGCTTGTCATCTCTTGACAAAATTCGTTTTTACAAATATCTTACTAGTTACTAGTTATATAACGAGTGATAAAATAATTGTGTCTTGAACTCTGTCTAATTCTGCAGGGGAATTTTGATACGAGCATTGGCTGATGTATCACACAAAACAAAGTTTCTATCTGCTCCACAGATTGCCTTCAATGTTGCTGGCGTCTGCATAGCTATCGGTACAACAGTATTTTTCACACTCTATGCCAAGAGACAGCTCGACATGTTGCGAAAAGAAGATGAACTGCTATTGAAAAAACATCATTATGGCTCATTATATATTAACTGATGCATGCTACAAAATTGGATGAGATCTTACCACTTAAGGAGCCTCACGCCGTTGTCTATGAGAGGCCCATGAGGGTTACTGAGGAACAATCTGAAAAAAGTTTTACTTCTCCTGTTGTTTCAATAAATAAAAAGGAAGTGTAGAGTTTTCTTTCAGTCAAAAGAAAGTGTGGAGTTAAAATTGTTCTTCGACATAATCCATATAGTACAAGGTATGTAATTTAGCTTGTAATTGTTTTGGCGCCCGCACATTCTCCTGTCCTCCATCTCAGATTCTGTGTCTCATAGCTCAGCAGAGTATTTTTGTGTTGGTTTTTAATTTTTCTTTCTTTGTATTCACCATTTGTCCAAATGTTAAAAACTTGTACTAATGCTTACTGAACATATATTACAATGGCTTAAATCCAATGTCTTGTACAATTGACTCTATGTGATAATTTCTTTTCTTGTTTGGGACAATCATTGGTCAGTACTCTAATGTGCTGTGTTGTGTGGGAGGGTGTACCTCGAAGCTGATCCACATAATAGATCAAATACGAAATAGGCAAATCTTTTTTAAATCCACGTCAAGGCTCATGATACTTGACAATTCAAAGGTTTGTTGGTGTTCTTTCTTTATAACATAAGATGGAGGGAAACAGATTACGGGGCGTTGTGTATGCACCAAGCAATGAGAGGAGTTATACAACTTTGTTTCCTTGATCTTCATACATCATTTGTTATAAAATAATCAAACATCACCGATGATAAAATGCAAATCATAATACAAATTATTAAAATGTTAGGATCAAAATACAAAGAAAAATATATCTGAGCTCCTGGTTTATCCTCCGCCTCTTTTACCGTAAGGTATATGTCATGTCTCGACTATCATGACATGTATAGTGGCAATGCCATTTGTGCTTTTCTTAAACCGTCATCTCTCTATTTCTGCTCTTCCAATGGCCATAGTACGTTGATAGATTGCAACACATCAACGACATGGTCCTCCTCAACCTGCTTTTCTAATATCCCTTGACGATCTGACATAGGTGGATCTCCGTCTGCATCCAAACTCATATAAGGATGTGACGCTTTATAAAATCATTTAAATAATACTGCACTCCATGGTCGAGGAGCTGTCACACGACTTACATTCGTTGGGACCAAATGATAATAGAATGCCTCAAATATCTGATCAAAATCTCTACGGAGAACAATTGAAGGAGAGACATAGATCGGCATCCATTGTCGCAGTCATGTGGTCTTTATACAACGTCTCCAACAACGAAAATATGGCATGACATTCTTTAGTGTCATCATCTCCTTTTGGGCATCATATGGGACAACTCCCAAATAAATCACCCAGGTTTACTATATTTGTAGTAGTTTAATAATTTACTCATGATTAGAAGAAGATGTAGTAGTAGTTTAATAATTTACTCATGATCAGAAGAAGATGTAGGAGGGATGACATATCAtcacaaataaaataaaaaataaataaataaataaggAAATGAAAAACTTATTAAATTATTagaaagcttgaaaaatgagAAATCTCAATTGAATGGAATGGAACAAAGGTTGAGTGGTGTCCTAAACTTGAATGCAATACAATAGAAGTAATGAGAAAGTTTGAATAATGATGGAAATGAAATTTGCTCACGAATTCTATTTTGAATTCTGAGAAATTTTCTTAAATGAAGAAGGAAGAAGAAATGTTTGTCATGAGTATATAAATTAGAAAATTTCGGAGATTTCTTAACATTATTTTAGTCTAATTCTAAAATATGAGTGTGATGCGATGAAGGGTTGGAATTCcaaattttaaataaattattcCAAATTTTAGATATATTTTTAACCTTTACATTTTTTTATTTAGCGTATTGTTTGGAATTGTAGACGCGTTCTGAAAATAAAATCTAAAATTTAAGTGCATAGAGCAACATATATGAGGAAAAAACAATCTCCAAACAAAATCAAATTGTACCACATTCTTTTATAAAGACTGACCGGAATGAGGTCGGCTACAATACGGGTTAAAGAAAATAACAGCGCTGCAACATTATCAACGACGCACAATTATTTTGGGGCCTATATAGTACAAGATATATAATTCAACTTGTACATAATTGTTTTGGGGAAAACTCATTCTCTCTTATCCTCCATCTCATTTTTTCCTTGTCTCATAGCTCAGCAGGGTATTTTGTGTTGGTTTTTAATATTTCTTTCTTTGTATTCACCATTTTTCCAAATGTTAAATCTTGTAGTGATATTTACTCAACATATATTAAAACGAATTAAATCCAATGTCTTAAACAATTGTCTATATGTAATTATTTGTTTTCTTATTTAGGACATGCTTTGGTCCGTACTCGAATGTGTTGTGTGGCAGGGTGTACAGGGTGTACCCCTAAGCTCATCCACATAATAATATGGGATCttcttttcattcttttttttt includes these proteins:
- the LOC127120685 gene encoding uncharacterized protein LOC127120685 produces the protein MASMNQDNNVDEDPHVNEKDPLIHTYNKTTDGSGDYIDLVTPHRDSIPETTVLSPPPPPPLLYWVKLGVLLLALSVLGLVVFNWVGPFFIQKVFIPLIKWQEETFTTTQLSIIVFASISIFPTILLPSSPSMWFAGMIFGYLYGFLIVMSAAVIGVSLPFFIGSMFHHKIEGWLDQYPKKATVLRSAGGGNWIHQFRAVALIRISPFPYILYNYCSVATKVQYGPYLCGSLAGMTPEVIASIYTGILIRALADVSHKTKFLSAPQIAFNVAGVCIAIGTTVFFTLYAKRQLDMLRKEDELLLKKHHYGSLYIN